A stretch of the Candidatus Margulisiibacteriota bacterium genome encodes the following:
- the rfbD gene encoding dTDP-4-dehydrorhamnose reductase: MKFLVIGADGQLGTDLLKIIPKKDAVPLTLKDLDITDRLKVNKVVQEYRPEVIINTAGYSRVDEAESNSGLAFAVNAEGAKNLAAACQEVEARLVHISTDYVFNGQKHSPYQETDRPEPLSVYARSKLAGEEAIAQLSKRHFIVRSSGLFGVAGCLGKGGGNFIDSVIAKGKSGEQFSVVDDQFFSPTYTLDLARKIYQLVQTDHFGLYHIVNRGACSWYELALKAFELAGLKVNFSASKFAELNARTPAKRPTFSALDNANLRAIGLDELRPWQEALRAYMLEKGIVKQ, translated from the coding sequence ATGAAGTTCCTGGTGATCGGCGCGGATGGCCAGCTTGGGACCGATCTGCTGAAAATTATCCCCAAAAAAGATGCCGTTCCTTTGACCTTGAAAGACCTTGATATTACTGACCGGTTAAAAGTTAATAAAGTCGTTCAAGAATATCGGCCGGAAGTAATTATTAACACTGCCGGTTATTCAAGGGTTGATGAAGCGGAGTCGAACTCCGGTCTGGCCTTTGCGGTTAACGCCGAAGGGGCGAAGAACCTGGCGGCGGCTTGTCAGGAGGTCGAAGCCAGACTGGTCCACATTTCAACCGATTATGTTTTTAACGGTCAAAAGCATTCTCCTTATCAGGAGACCGATCGGCCGGAGCCGTTGTCGGTATACGCGCGATCAAAACTGGCCGGGGAAGAAGCGATCGCTCAGTTATCAAAACGGCATTTCATTGTCCGTTCTTCCGGTTTATTCGGGGTTGCCGGATGCCTGGGGAAAGGAGGAGGGAATTTTATTGACAGCGTTATAGCTAAAGGGAAAAGTGGGGAGCAATTTAGCGTCGTTGACGATCAATTCTTTTCTCCGACCTATACACTGGACCTGGCGCGAAAAATATACCAGCTGGTCCAGACCGATCATTTTGGCTTATATCATATCGTTAATCGTGGCGCCTGTTCCTGGTATGAGCTGGCGCTCAAGGCGTTTGAACTGGCCGGACTTAAAGTGAACTTTTCGGCTTCTAAGTTTGCCGAACTCAATGCCAGGACCCCGGCCAAGCGCCCTACTTTTTCAGCCTTAGATAATGCCAATTTGCGGGCGATCGGTCTGGATGAGCTGCGTCCCTGGCAGGAAGCTCTGCGGGCTTACATGCT
- the csaB gene encoding polysaccharide pyruvyl transferase CsaB, which produces MRVLLSGYYGFGNVGDEAVLDAIVNGFRRHDQALQITVLSASPQMTAHFYNVKAVGRYSWFNILIEMLKADVFVSGGGTLFQDSSSNRSFWYYISQVLLAKILFKKVMVFAQGFGPLTGRINRQIAALALKRVNVITVRDNESKKKMAEIGVKPDKIRVTADPTFLLSNPSTLEGRKVLALEGVATNKPLLGVSVRSLPKRQGVELPFYRALAEMLDSFVEKNGHQVVFLLLHCPEDMRETSKVINFMSHKSNVVFKICSPQEMLSVISQCDFLIGMRLHSLIFAVKSIVPAFGLSYDPKVKSFMDSVGSSCLSVDEVLDPTRLEKTVEAQFAIREASKKLLEKVLIDLREKAEENFTVFFRSFK; this is translated from the coding sequence ATGCGCGTATTGTTATCCGGTTATTATGGTTTTGGGAATGTCGGTGACGAAGCGGTTCTGGACGCGATCGTCAACGGCTTCCGCCGTCACGACCAGGCCCTGCAAATAACGGTCCTCTCCGCTTCTCCCCAGATGACCGCTCATTTTTATAATGTCAAAGCAGTTGGCCGCTATTCCTGGTTCAATATCCTGATCGAAATGCTCAAGGCGGATGTTTTTGTCAGCGGTGGCGGGACCCTGTTCCAGGACTCGAGCAGCAACCGGAGCTTCTGGTATTACATTAGCCAGGTGCTTTTAGCCAAGATCCTTTTCAAGAAAGTCATGGTCTTTGCCCAGGGATTTGGTCCGCTTACCGGCCGGATAAACCGGCAAATTGCCGCTCTGGCCCTGAAGCGGGTCAACGTCATCACGGTTCGCGACAATGAATCAAAAAAGAAAATGGCCGAGATCGGGGTCAAACCGGACAAGATCAGGGTTACTGCCGATCCGACCTTTCTTTTAAGCAATCCTTCGACGCTTGAAGGGCGTAAGGTCCTGGCCCTGGAAGGGGTGGCGACCAATAAACCGCTGCTCGGGGTTTCGGTCCGCAGTTTGCCTAAAAGGCAGGGGGTGGAACTTCCGTTCTATCGGGCCCTGGCGGAGATGCTTGACTCGTTTGTGGAAAAGAACGGACACCAGGTCGTTTTTCTGCTTCTGCACTGCCCCGAAGATATGAGAGAAACATCCAAAGTGATCAATTTCATGAGCCATAAATCGAACGTGGTCTTTAAGATCTGTTCTCCTCAGGAAATGCTGTCGGTCATTTCCCAGTGCGACTTCCTGATCGGGATGAGGCTTCATTCCCTGATCTTTGCCGTTAAATCTATCGTACCCGCATTTGGGCTCTCCTATGATCCCAAAGTAAAATCTTTTATGGATAGCGTTGGTTCTTCCTGTCTCTCTGTTGATGAAGTTCTTGACCCCACCAGGCTGGAAAAAACGGTCGAAGCGCAATTCGCGATCAGGGAAGCTAGCAAGAAACTGCTGGAAAAAGTCCTGATCGATCTGCGGGAGAAAGCGGAAGAGAATTTTACGGTCTTTTTCCGTTCTTTCAAGTAG